The following are from one region of the Nitrospirota bacterium genome:
- a CDS encoding four helix bundle protein: protein MDNKPEKPNPPLIPPHGGYRNLKSYQTAEIVYDATVVFCDRFIDKRSRTHDQMVQAARSGKQNIAEGSMASGTSKKTELKLIGVARASLEELLLDYQDFLRQKGLLLWGKDHEQAQAIRKMAWKEDRSYMTYRTYVEASPPETAANTLICLIHQVNYLLDQQLRQLEKQFLEEGGFTERLYQARSQARKTK, encoded by the coding sequence ATGGACAATAAACCCGAAAAACCAAACCCGCCACTCATCCCCCCTCATGGCGGATACCGCAATCTGAAATCTTACCAGACTGCTGAGATTGTCTATGACGCCACAGTGGTGTTCTGTGACCGCTTTATTGACAAGCGGTCGCGGACACATGACCAGATGGTGCAGGCGGCGCGGAGCGGAAAGCAGAATATTGCCGAGGGAAGCATGGCGTCAGGGACTTCAAAAAAGACAGAACTGAAACTTATCGGTGTGGCACGGGCAAGCCTTGAAGAATTGCTTCTGGATTATCAGGATTTTTTGCGGCAGAAAGGTCTGCTGCTTTGGGGAAAAGACCATGAACAAGCGCAAGCCATCCGAAAGATGGCTTGGAAAGAAGATAGGTCTTATATGACCTATAGGACTTATGTGGAGGCTTCGCCTCCTGAGACTGCCGCTAATACCCTCATCTGCCTGATTCATCAGGTGAACTATTTGCTGGATCAGCAGTTGCGGCAGCTTGAAAAGCAGTTTCTTGAAGAGGGCGGCTTTACTGAAAGGCTCTATCAGGCGCGAAGCCAGGCCAGAAAAACGAAATGA